A genome region from Panicum virgatum strain AP13 chromosome 4K, P.virgatum_v5, whole genome shotgun sequence includes the following:
- the LOC120703490 gene encoding 4-hydroxy-tetrahydrodipicolinate synthase 1, chloroplastic-like, whose amino-acid sequence MAHQMLLGTLRTNVLTDPTCVTGGRAASQRSSARIGRRKFAVAAISGDYLPMRSTEAKNRTSKGDIRSLRLITAVKTPYLPDGRFDLEAYDYLINMQIEGGAEGVIVGGTTGEGHLMSWDEHIMLIGHTVNCFGTRIKVIGNTGSNSTGEAVHATEQGFAVGMHAALHINPYYGKTSTEGMIAHFKAVLPMGPTIIYNAPSRTGQDIPPPVIETLSSHPNIAGVKECVGHERVKCYTDKGISVWGGNDDECHDSRWKYGAIGVISVTSNLVPGLMHSLMHEGENATLNERLLPLIKWLFCEPNPIPLDTALAQLGVARPVFRLPYKALPIEKRVDFVRIVDAIGREHFIGNREARVLDDEDFVSICR is encoded by the exons ATGGCTCATCAGATGCTCCTCGGTACCCTGCGCACCAACGTGCTCACCGATCCCACCTGCGTCACCGGCGGCCGCGCAGCGTCCCAAAGGTCGTCCGCAAG AATAGGCAGACGGAAATTTGCAGTGGCAGCCATCTCAGGCGATTATCTTCCGATGCGAAGTACTGAAGCCAAAAATCG GACATCAAAAGGTGACATCAGAAGCCTCAGACTAATCACAGCAGTCAAAACACCTTATTTACCAGATGGGAGATTTGATCTCGAAGCATATGATTATTTGATCAATATGCAGATAGAGGGTGGTGCTGAAGGTGTAATAGTTGGAGGAACAACAGGAGAGGGTCACCTTATGAGCTGGGATGAGCACATCATGCTCATTGGGCATACTGTCAACTGCTTCGGCACTAGAATTAAAGTGATAGGGAACACAGGAAGTAACTCAACTGGAGAGGCCGTTCATGCGACGGAGCAAGGATTTGCCGTCGGCATGCATGCAGCTCTTCACATCAATCCTTACTATGGGAAGACTTCAACTGAAGGAATGATCGCTCATTTCAAGGCTGTCCTCCCAATGGGTCCAACCATCATATACAATGCTCCATCAAGGACTGGACAGGATATCCCCCCTCCAGTCATTGAGACACTTTCAAGTCATCCAAACATAGCAGGTGTGAAAGAATGTGTCGGACATGAGAGGGTCAAGTGCTACACAGACAAAGGTATTTCAGTATGGGGTGGCAATGATGATGAATGCCATGATTCAAGGTGGAAATATGGTGCCATTGGAGTTATCTCTGTGACTAGCAACCTTGTTCCTGGTCTCATGCACAGTCTCATGCATGAAGGGGAGAATGCGACCCTAAATGAGAGACTGTTGCCTCTGATAAAATGGTTATTTTGCGAACCAAATCCGATTCCTCTGGACACTGCTCTGGCTCAGCTTGGGGTTGCAAGGCCTGTTTTTAGATTGCCATACAAGGCTCTTCCTATTGAGAAGAGGGTTGATTTTGTCCGGATTGTTGATGCTATTGGACGGGAACACTTTATTGGAAATAGAGAGGCAAGGGTTCTCGATGACGAGGATTTCGTCTCGATCTGTCGGTAA
- the LOC120702022 gene encoding agamous-like MADS-box protein AGL62, translating into MVKPEGKKTKGKQVIEIRYIENRDRRQVTFSKRKAGLLKKVSELILLCGAHAAITIFSKKQELPEQGDNEAGKAKAAGGGNVFAMGTPSVDHVVRRFAPLPGDAGYLPALDEAGAAEAERAAVEATVRQTEETKGRVAAEEARMSSIGAKVLTAVPAGPERFWWEADVEALGEAELTEFARALRRLRNDVRRHANKLQPSAAPAGTDRAGQPKASLINA; encoded by the coding sequence atggTGAAGCCGGAGGGGAAGAAGACCAAGGGGAAGCAGGTCATAGAGATCCGCTACATCGAGAACAGGGACCGCCGGCAGGTCACCTTCTCCAAGCGCAAGGCCGGGTTGCTCAAGAAGGTGTCCGAGCTCATCCTGCTCTGCGGCGCGCACGCCGCCATCACCATCTTCTccaagaagcaggagctgccCGAGCAGGGCGACAACGAGGCGGGCAAGGccaaggccgccggcggcgggaacGTGTTCGCGATGGGCACGCCCTCCGTCGATCACGTCGTCCGCCGCTTCGCCCCCCTCCCCGGCGACGCAGGGTACCTCCCCGCGCTGGATGAAGcgggcgccgccgaggccgagcgcgcggcggtggaggcgacgGTGCGGCAGACGGAGGAGACCAAGGGGCGCGTGGCCGCGGAGGAGGCGCGGATGAGCTCCATCGGGGCCAAGGTGCTCACGGCCGTCCCGGCGGGCCCGGAGCGTTTCTGGTGGGAGGCCGACGTGGAGGCGCTCGGGGAGGCGGAACTGACGGAGTTCGCCAGGGCGCTCCGGCGGCTCAGGAACGACGTGCGGCGCCACGCCAACAAGCTGCAACCCTctgccgcgccggccggcaCAGACCGGGCAGGGCAGCCTAAAGCTAGCCTGATCAATGCTTGA
- the LOC120703492 gene encoding translation initiation factor eIF-2B subunit gamma-like — MDFQVVVLAGGTSETLSPLVSKDVPKALLPVANRPLLSYALDLLEASDLKDLIVVVEGQEAARLVGAWVSSAYLDRLRVEVVAVSEDLGSAGALRAISKRLTANDILVISGDLVTDVLPGAVAATHRRNGAAVTALLCSVPVSGPSETASSSGKDKAKKPNRLNIVGLDKTKQFLLHIVSGTDVEKDVRVHKRKIQAVGQMEIRSDLMDAHLYAFKRTILQDVLEQKEAYRSIRLEVLPYLVRSQLRSAPSGGNGTTVGETGSNAVFSGGNLQCLSQHRVIAPSAFKQDVLSRSHGGHRCCAYIATKSKYCHRLNSIQSYCDINRDVTGEASHLSGYSFSAQNNIIHPSSVLGSKTTIGPHCILAEGSQLGDKCSVKRSVIGRHCRIGSNVKIVNSVVMNHVVIEDGCHIQGSVVCNNVQLQERSVLKDCQIGAGYIVTAGSEHKAESLARK; from the exons ATGGACTTCCaggtcgtcgtcctcgccggcggcaccTCCGAGACGTTGTCGCCCCTCGTCTCCAAG GATGTCCCCAAGGCGCTGCTCCCGGTCGCGAACCGCCCCTTGCTCTCCTACGCTCTGGACCTCCTCGAGGCCAGCGACCTCAAGGACCTCATCGTG GTGGTGGAGgggcaggaggcggcgcggctcgtCGGTGCCTGGGTCTCCAGCGCATACCTGGATCGACTTCGTGTGGAG GTAGTTGCTGTTTCTGAAGACCTTGGAAGTGCTGGTGCATTACGAGCTATTTCAAAGCGACTGACAGCAAATGATATTTTG GTAATTAGCGGTGACCTGGTCACAGATGTGTTGCCTGGGGCTGTTGCTGCTACTCATAGAAGAAATGGTGCAGCTGTTACTGCTTTACTATGTTCTGTTCCTGTTAGTGGTCCTTCAGAAACTGCTTCTTCTAGTGGGAAAGATAAAGCTAAAAAGCCAAATCGTCTGAACATAGTTGGGCTGGACAAAACTAAACAGTTCTTGTTGCATATCGTATCAG GAACCGATGTTGAAAAAGATGTTCGAGTTCATAAGAGAAAAATCCAGGCTGTAGGTCAG ATGGAAATTCGAAGTGACCTGATGGATGCACATCTTTATGCTTTTAAGAG AACAATATTACAGGATGTACTGGAACAGAAGGAAGCATACCGTAGCATTAGACTTGAAGTCCTCCCGTATTTAGTGAGAAGTCAATTG AGATCAGCTCCATCAGGTGGCAATGGAACAACAGTTGGTGAAACTGGGAGTAATGCTGTTTTCTCCGGTGGTAATTTGCAGTGTTTATCACAGCATCGTGTCATTGCGCCATCTGCTTTCAAGCAAGATGTATTGTCAAGGTCACACGGTGGACATAGGTGCTGTGCTTATATTGCTACTAAAAGCAAATACTGTCACCGCTTGAACTCGATTCAGTCATACTGTGATATCAATCGAGAT GTTACAGGGGAAGCTAGCCATCTGTCTGGTTATTCTTTCTCTGCACAAAACAATATCATCCACCCATCCTCTGTTCTTGGATCAAAGACTACA ATAGGGCCACATTGTATTCTTGCTGAGGGTTCACAGCTAGGTGACAAGTGTAGTGTTAAGAGATCTGTGATTGGTCGTCATTGCCGTATCGGTTCCAATGTAAAG ATTGTCAACTCTGTTGTGATGAACCACGTTGTTATTGAAGATGGCTGCCACATCCAAGGTTCAGTTGTATGTAATAATGTTCAACTGCAAGAACGGTCTGTTCTGAAAGATTGCCAG ATTGGAGCTGGCTATATCGTGACTGCTGGCAGTGAGCACAAAGCAGAATCCCTAGCAAGAAAGTAG